A stretch of the Macaca mulatta isolate MMU2019108-1 chromosome 16, T2T-MMU8v2.0, whole genome shotgun sequence genome encodes the following:
- the PPP1R1B gene encoding protein phosphatase 1 regulatory subunit 1B isoform X9: protein MLFRLSEHSSPGRALPRASGEGHHLKSKRPNPCAYTPPSLKAVQRIAESHLQSISNLNENQASEEEDELGELRELGYPREEDEEEEEDDEEEEEEEDSQAEVLKVIRQSAGQKTTCGQGLEGPWERPPPLDEPERDGSSEDQVEDPALSEPGEEPQRPSPSEPGT, encoded by the exons ATGCTGTTCCGGCTCTCAGAGCACTCCTCACCAGGTAGGGCCCTCCCT AGAGCCTCAGGAGAGGGGCACCATCTCAAGTCGAAGAGACCCAACCCCTGTGCCTACACACCACCTTCGCTGAAAG CTGTGCAGCGCATTGCTGAGTCTCACCTACAGTCTATCAGCAATTTGAATGAGAACCAGGCCTCAGAGGAGGAGGATGAGCTGGGGGAGCTTCGGGAGCTGGGTTATCCAAGAGAGGAAgacgaggaggaagaggaggatgatgaggaagaggaggaagaagaggacagCCAGGCTGAAGTCCTGAAGGTCATCAGGCAGTCTG CTGGGCAAAAGACAACCTGTGGCCAGGGTCTGGAGGGGCCCTGGGAGCGCCCACCCCCTCTGGATGAGCCCGAGAGAGATGGAAGCTCTGAGGACCAAGTGGAAGACCCAGCACTAAGTG AGCCTGGGGAGGAACCTCAGCGCCCTTCCCCCTCTGAGCCTGGCACATAA
- the PPP1R1B gene encoding protein phosphatase 1 regulatory subunit 1B isoform X3 → MFSKIRRRRPTPAMLFRLSEHSSPEEEASPHQRASGEGHHLKSKRPNPCAYTPPSLKAVQRIAESHLQSISNLNENQASEEEDELGELRELGYPREEDEEEEEDDEEEEEEEDSQAEVLKVIRQSAGQKTTCGQGLEGPWERPPPLDEPERDGSSEDQVEDPALSEPGEEPQRPSPSEPGT, encoded by the exons ATGTTTTCCAAG ATCCGGCGCAGGAGACCAACGCCTGCCATGCTGTTCCGGCTCTCAGAGCACTCCTCACCAG AGGAGGAAGCCTCCCCCCACCAG AGAGCCTCAGGAGAGGGGCACCATCTCAAGTCGAAGAGACCCAACCCCTGTGCCTACACACCACCTTCGCTGAAAG CTGTGCAGCGCATTGCTGAGTCTCACCTACAGTCTATCAGCAATTTGAATGAGAACCAGGCCTCAGAGGAGGAGGATGAGCTGGGGGAGCTTCGGGAGCTGGGTTATCCAAGAGAGGAAgacgaggaggaagaggaggatgatgaggaagaggaggaagaagaggacagCCAGGCTGAAGTCCTGAAGGTCATCAGGCAGTCTG CTGGGCAAAAGACAACCTGTGGCCAGGGTCTGGAGGGGCCCTGGGAGCGCCCACCCCCTCTGGATGAGCCCGAGAGAGATGGAAGCTCTGAGGACCAAGTGGAAGACCCAGCACTAAGTG AGCCTGGGGAGGAACCTCAGCGCCCTTCCCCCTCTGAGCCTGGCACATAA
- the PPP1R1B gene encoding protein phosphatase 1 regulatory subunit 1B, giving the protein MDPKDRKKIQFSVPAPPSQLDPRQVEMIRRRRPTPAMLFRLSEHSSPEEEASPHQRASGEGHHLKSKRPNPCAYTPPSLKAVQRIAESHLQSISNLNENQASEEEDELGELRELGYPREEDEEEEEDDEEEEEEEDSQAEVLKVIRQSAGQKTTCGQGLEGPWERPPPLDEPERDGSSEDQVEDPALSEPGEEPQRPSPSEPGT; this is encoded by the exons ATGGACCCCAAGGACCGCAAGAAGATCCAGTTTTCGGTTCCCGCGCCCCCTAGCCAGCTCGACCCCCGCCAGGTGGAGATG ATCCGGCGCAGGAGACCAACGCCTGCCATGCTGTTCCGGCTCTCAGAGCACTCCTCACCAG AGGAGGAAGCCTCCCCCCACCAG AGAGCCTCAGGAGAGGGGCACCATCTCAAGTCGAAGAGACCCAACCCCTGTGCCTACACACCACCTTCGCTGAAAG CTGTGCAGCGCATTGCTGAGTCTCACCTACAGTCTATCAGCAATTTGAATGAGAACCAGGCCTCAGAGGAGGAGGATGAGCTGGGGGAGCTTCGGGAGCTGGGTTATCCAAGAGAGGAAgacgaggaggaagaggaggatgatgaggaagaggaggaagaagaggacagCCAGGCTGAAGTCCTGAAGGTCATCAGGCAGTCTG CTGGGCAAAAGACAACCTGTGGCCAGGGTCTGGAGGGGCCCTGGGAGCGCCCACCCCCTCTGGATGAGCCCGAGAGAGATGGAAGCTCTGAGGACCAAGTGGAAGACCCAGCACTAAGTG AGCCTGGGGAGGAACCTCAGCGCCCTTCCCCCTCTGAGCCTGGCACATAA
- the PPP1R1B gene encoding protein phosphatase 1 regulatory subunit 1B isoform X4, giving the protein MFSKIRRRRPTPAMLFRLSEHSSPGRALPVHLRASGEGHHLKSKRPNPCAYTPPSLKAVQRIAESHLQSISNLNENQASEEEDELGELRELGYPREEDEEEEEDDEEEEEEEDSQAEVLKVIRQSAGQKTTCGQGLEGPWERPPPLDEPERDGSSEDQVEDPALSEPGEEPQRPSPSEPGT; this is encoded by the exons ATGTTTTCCAAG ATCCGGCGCAGGAGACCAACGCCTGCCATGCTGTTCCGGCTCTCAGAGCACTCCTCACCAGGTAGGGCCCTCCCTGTCCACTTA AGAGCCTCAGGAGAGGGGCACCATCTCAAGTCGAAGAGACCCAACCCCTGTGCCTACACACCACCTTCGCTGAAAG CTGTGCAGCGCATTGCTGAGTCTCACCTACAGTCTATCAGCAATTTGAATGAGAACCAGGCCTCAGAGGAGGAGGATGAGCTGGGGGAGCTTCGGGAGCTGGGTTATCCAAGAGAGGAAgacgaggaggaagaggaggatgatgaggaagaggaggaagaagaggacagCCAGGCTGAAGTCCTGAAGGTCATCAGGCAGTCTG CTGGGCAAAAGACAACCTGTGGCCAGGGTCTGGAGGGGCCCTGGGAGCGCCCACCCCCTCTGGATGAGCCCGAGAGAGATGGAAGCTCTGAGGACCAAGTGGAAGACCCAGCACTAAGTG AGCCTGGGGAGGAACCTCAGCGCCCTTCCCCCTCTGAGCCTGGCACATAA
- the PPP1R1B gene encoding protein phosphatase 1 regulatory subunit 1B isoform X6: protein MDPKDRKKIQFSVPAPPSQLDPRQVEMIRRRRPTPAMLFRLSEHSSPAVQRIAESHLQSISNLNENQASEEEDELGELRELGYPREEDEEEEEDDEEEEEEEDSQAEVLKVIRQSAGQKTTCGQGLEGPWERPPPLDEPERDGSSEDQVEDPALSEPGEEPQRPSPSEPGT from the exons ATGGACCCCAAGGACCGCAAGAAGATCCAGTTTTCGGTTCCCGCGCCCCCTAGCCAGCTCGACCCCCGCCAGGTGGAGATG ATCCGGCGCAGGAGACCAACGCCTGCCATGCTGTTCCGGCTCTCAGAGCACTCCTCACCAG CTGTGCAGCGCATTGCTGAGTCTCACCTACAGTCTATCAGCAATTTGAATGAGAACCAGGCCTCAGAGGAGGAGGATGAGCTGGGGGAGCTTCGGGAGCTGGGTTATCCAAGAGAGGAAgacgaggaggaagaggaggatgatgaggaagaggaggaagaagaggacagCCAGGCTGAAGTCCTGAAGGTCATCAGGCAGTCTG CTGGGCAAAAGACAACCTGTGGCCAGGGTCTGGAGGGGCCCTGGGAGCGCCCACCCCCTCTGGATGAGCCCGAGAGAGATGGAAGCTCTGAGGACCAAGTGGAAGACCCAGCACTAAGTG AGCCTGGGGAGGAACCTCAGCGCCCTTCCCCCTCTGAGCCTGGCACATAA
- the PPP1R1B gene encoding protein phosphatase 1 regulatory subunit 1B isoform X1 → MDPKDRKKIQFSVPAPPSQLDPRQVEMIRRRRPTPAMLFRLSEHSSPGRALPVHLRASGEGHHLKSKRPNPCAYTPPSLKAVQRIAESHLQSISNLNENQASEEEDELGELRELGYPREEDEEEEEDDEEEEEEEDSQAEVLKVIRQSAGQKTTCGQGLEGPWERPPPLDEPERDGSSEDQVEDPALSEPGEEPQRPSPSEPGT, encoded by the exons ATGGACCCCAAGGACCGCAAGAAGATCCAGTTTTCGGTTCCCGCGCCCCCTAGCCAGCTCGACCCCCGCCAGGTGGAGATG ATCCGGCGCAGGAGACCAACGCCTGCCATGCTGTTCCGGCTCTCAGAGCACTCCTCACCAGGTAGGGCCCTCCCTGTCCACTTA AGAGCCTCAGGAGAGGGGCACCATCTCAAGTCGAAGAGACCCAACCCCTGTGCCTACACACCACCTTCGCTGAAAG CTGTGCAGCGCATTGCTGAGTCTCACCTACAGTCTATCAGCAATTTGAATGAGAACCAGGCCTCAGAGGAGGAGGATGAGCTGGGGGAGCTTCGGGAGCTGGGTTATCCAAGAGAGGAAgacgaggaggaagaggaggatgatgaggaagaggaggaagaagaggacagCCAGGCTGAAGTCCTGAAGGTCATCAGGCAGTCTG CTGGGCAAAAGACAACCTGTGGCCAGGGTCTGGAGGGGCCCTGGGAGCGCCCACCCCCTCTGGATGAGCCCGAGAGAGATGGAAGCTCTGAGGACCAAGTGGAAGACCCAGCACTAAGTG AGCCTGGGGAGGAACCTCAGCGCCCTTCCCCCTCTGAGCCTGGCACATAA
- the PPP1R1B gene encoding protein phosphatase 1 regulatory subunit 1B isoform X7 → MLFRLSEHSSPEEEASPHQRASGEGHHLKSKRPNPCAYTPPSLKAVQRIAESHLQSISNLNENQASEEEDELGELRELGYPREEDEEEEEDDEEEEEEEDSQAEVLKVIRQSAGQKTTCGQGLEGPWERPPPLDEPERDGSSEDQVEDPALSEPGEEPQRPSPSEPGT, encoded by the exons ATGCTGTTCCGGCTCTCAGAGCACTCCTCACCAG AGGAGGAAGCCTCCCCCCACCAG AGAGCCTCAGGAGAGGGGCACCATCTCAAGTCGAAGAGACCCAACCCCTGTGCCTACACACCACCTTCGCTGAAAG CTGTGCAGCGCATTGCTGAGTCTCACCTACAGTCTATCAGCAATTTGAATGAGAACCAGGCCTCAGAGGAGGAGGATGAGCTGGGGGAGCTTCGGGAGCTGGGTTATCCAAGAGAGGAAgacgaggaggaagaggaggatgatgaggaagaggaggaagaagaggacagCCAGGCTGAAGTCCTGAAGGTCATCAGGCAGTCTG CTGGGCAAAAGACAACCTGTGGCCAGGGTCTGGAGGGGCCCTGGGAGCGCCCACCCCCTCTGGATGAGCCCGAGAGAGATGGAAGCTCTGAGGACCAAGTGGAAGACCCAGCACTAAGTG AGCCTGGGGAGGAACCTCAGCGCCCTTCCCCCTCTGAGCCTGGCACATAA
- the PPP1R1B gene encoding protein phosphatase 1 regulatory subunit 1B isoform X2: MDPKDRKKIQFSVPAPPSQLDPRQVEMIRRRRPTPAMLFRLSEHSSPGRALPRASGEGHHLKSKRPNPCAYTPPSLKAVQRIAESHLQSISNLNENQASEEEDELGELRELGYPREEDEEEEEDDEEEEEEEDSQAEVLKVIRQSAGQKTTCGQGLEGPWERPPPLDEPERDGSSEDQVEDPALSEPGEEPQRPSPSEPGT; the protein is encoded by the exons ATGGACCCCAAGGACCGCAAGAAGATCCAGTTTTCGGTTCCCGCGCCCCCTAGCCAGCTCGACCCCCGCCAGGTGGAGATG ATCCGGCGCAGGAGACCAACGCCTGCCATGCTGTTCCGGCTCTCAGAGCACTCCTCACCAGGTAGGGCCCTCCCT AGAGCCTCAGGAGAGGGGCACCATCTCAAGTCGAAGAGACCCAACCCCTGTGCCTACACACCACCTTCGCTGAAAG CTGTGCAGCGCATTGCTGAGTCTCACCTACAGTCTATCAGCAATTTGAATGAGAACCAGGCCTCAGAGGAGGAGGATGAGCTGGGGGAGCTTCGGGAGCTGGGTTATCCAAGAGAGGAAgacgaggaggaagaggaggatgatgaggaagaggaggaagaagaggacagCCAGGCTGAAGTCCTGAAGGTCATCAGGCAGTCTG CTGGGCAAAAGACAACCTGTGGCCAGGGTCTGGAGGGGCCCTGGGAGCGCCCACCCCCTCTGGATGAGCCCGAGAGAGATGGAAGCTCTGAGGACCAAGTGGAAGACCCAGCACTAAGTG AGCCTGGGGAGGAACCTCAGCGCCCTTCCCCCTCTGAGCCTGGCACATAA
- the PPP1R1B gene encoding protein phosphatase 1 regulatory subunit 1B isoform X8 → MLFRLSEHSSPGRALPVHLRASGEGHHLKSKRPNPCAYTPPSLKAVQRIAESHLQSISNLNENQASEEEDELGELRELGYPREEDEEEEEDDEEEEEEEDSQAEVLKVIRQSAGQKTTCGQGLEGPWERPPPLDEPERDGSSEDQVEDPALSEPGEEPQRPSPSEPGT, encoded by the exons ATGCTGTTCCGGCTCTCAGAGCACTCCTCACCAGGTAGGGCCCTCCCTGTCCACTTA AGAGCCTCAGGAGAGGGGCACCATCTCAAGTCGAAGAGACCCAACCCCTGTGCCTACACACCACCTTCGCTGAAAG CTGTGCAGCGCATTGCTGAGTCTCACCTACAGTCTATCAGCAATTTGAATGAGAACCAGGCCTCAGAGGAGGAGGATGAGCTGGGGGAGCTTCGGGAGCTGGGTTATCCAAGAGAGGAAgacgaggaggaagaggaggatgatgaggaagaggaggaagaagaggacagCCAGGCTGAAGTCCTGAAGGTCATCAGGCAGTCTG CTGGGCAAAAGACAACCTGTGGCCAGGGTCTGGAGGGGCCCTGGGAGCGCCCACCCCCTCTGGATGAGCCCGAGAGAGATGGAAGCTCTGAGGACCAAGTGGAAGACCCAGCACTAAGTG AGCCTGGGGAGGAACCTCAGCGCCCTTCCCCCTCTGAGCCTGGCACATAA
- the PPP1R1B gene encoding protein phosphatase 1 regulatory subunit 1B isoform X5, with protein MFSKIRRRRPTPAMLFRLSEHSSPGRALPRASGEGHHLKSKRPNPCAYTPPSLKAVQRIAESHLQSISNLNENQASEEEDELGELRELGYPREEDEEEEEDDEEEEEEEDSQAEVLKVIRQSAGQKTTCGQGLEGPWERPPPLDEPERDGSSEDQVEDPALSEPGEEPQRPSPSEPGT; from the exons ATGTTTTCCAAG ATCCGGCGCAGGAGACCAACGCCTGCCATGCTGTTCCGGCTCTCAGAGCACTCCTCACCAGGTAGGGCCCTCCCT AGAGCCTCAGGAGAGGGGCACCATCTCAAGTCGAAGAGACCCAACCCCTGTGCCTACACACCACCTTCGCTGAAAG CTGTGCAGCGCATTGCTGAGTCTCACCTACAGTCTATCAGCAATTTGAATGAGAACCAGGCCTCAGAGGAGGAGGATGAGCTGGGGGAGCTTCGGGAGCTGGGTTATCCAAGAGAGGAAgacgaggaggaagaggaggatgatgaggaagaggaggaagaagaggacagCCAGGCTGAAGTCCTGAAGGTCATCAGGCAGTCTG CTGGGCAAAAGACAACCTGTGGCCAGGGTCTGGAGGGGCCCTGGGAGCGCCCACCCCCTCTGGATGAGCCCGAGAGAGATGGAAGCTCTGAGGACCAAGTGGAAGACCCAGCACTAAGTG AGCCTGGGGAGGAACCTCAGCGCCCTTCCCCCTCTGAGCCTGGCACATAA